In Niveispirillum cyanobacteriorum, the following proteins share a genomic window:
- a CDS encoding alpha/beta hydrolase translates to MLTLFLLLLLIWIAYAVWFRQGQEKLLLRPDPRPLVLADAGLGDFRTVWVQTADGLSLEGWHRRADGFTKPTVLILNGRRRHPGAHAPLARLLADAGFGVLLAGLRGQAGNPGQGGEAGWMIDARTWADHLVGQGISGGRLILYGEETGAFLAANLAAERAVARLVLEAPFPSLADLLSRRFPLLPLRALLRHQFEITPALAQVRAPVLLLHAGADTGVPVALGQRLERLINPSPRTFRPSGTKPEDLLKEGGDEVLLSFLEGATKPLPTLDHEAPSGGRALIVRP, encoded by the coding sequence ATGCTGACGCTATTTCTGCTCCTGCTGTTGATCTGGATCGCCTATGCCGTCTGGTTCCGGCAGGGGCAGGAAAAACTGCTGCTGCGGCCTGATCCGCGCCCCCTGGTCCTGGCCGATGCCGGCCTGGGGGATTTCCGTACCGTCTGGGTCCAGACGGCGGATGGTCTGTCGCTGGAAGGCTGGCATCGCCGGGCCGACGGGTTCACGAAGCCGACGGTCCTGATCCTGAATGGCCGCCGTCGTCATCCGGGCGCGCACGCGCCCCTGGCACGTCTGCTGGCCGATGCTGGCTTTGGCGTGCTGCTGGCGGGCCTGCGCGGACAGGCGGGCAATCCGGGCCAGGGCGGCGAGGCCGGATGGATGATCGATGCCCGCACCTGGGCAGACCATCTGGTGGGCCAGGGAATTTCCGGCGGACGACTGATCCTTTATGGCGAAGAGACCGGTGCGTTCCTGGCCGCCAATCTGGCCGCAGAACGGGCCGTTGCCCGGCTGGTGCTGGAAGCCCCCTTCCCCAGCTTGGCCGATCTGCTGTCCCGCCGCTTTCCGCTGCTGCCGTTGCGGGCGCTGCTGCGCCACCAGTTTGAGATCACGCCCGCTCTGGCGCAGGTGCGGGCACCGGTCCTGCTGCTGCATGCTGGCGCCGATACCGGCGTGCCTGTGGCCTTGGGCCAACGCCTGGAGCGCCTGATCAATCCCAGCCCCCGAACATTCCGCCCATCCGGCACCAAGCCGGAAGACCTGTTGAAAGAGGGGGGGGATGAGGTACTGCTATCCTTTCTGGAAGGCGCCACCAAACCCCTTCCCACCCTGGATCATGAGGCACCGTCGGGCGGTCGGGCCTTGATTGTCCGACCGTGA
- a CDS encoding cytochrome b/b6 domain-containing protein — translation MRKILVWDLPTRLFHWLLVICIAGAWITGERDAYDWHMRFGYAVLALVLFRLIWGLVGSETARFTSFVRGPAAIRHHIDELRRPGRLAPHAGHNALGALAVLGLLALVALQAGSGLFTSDGVLTDGPLVEHVSGSFAALARTIHLKNFDLLLILIGLHVAAILSYALFKRLDLVRPMLTGRAALPGNIPAPRIVSLVRAILVAAISASAIWALVRYA, via the coding sequence ATGCGCAAGATTTTGGTCTGGGACTTGCCCACGCGGCTGTTCCACTGGCTGTTGGTAATCTGTATTGCCGGTGCCTGGATCACAGGCGAGCGTGATGCCTATGATTGGCACATGCGTTTCGGCTATGCCGTGCTGGCCCTGGTGCTGTTCCGCCTTATCTGGGGACTGGTGGGCAGCGAGACGGCGCGGTTTACCAGTTTCGTGCGTGGCCCTGCCGCCATTCGCCATCATATTGATGAGCTGCGCCGGCCCGGTCGGCTGGCCCCGCATGCAGGCCACAATGCGCTGGGTGCGCTGGCGGTCCTTGGCCTGTTGGCACTGGTCGCGTTGCAGGCGGGATCAGGCCTTTTCACCAGTGATGGTGTGTTGACCGACGGGCCGTTGGTGGAACATGTCAGCGGCTCCTTCGCGGCCTTGGCCCGTACCATTCATCTGAAGAATTTCGATCTGCTGCTGATCCTGATCGGCCTGCATGTCGCGGCCATCCTGTCCTATGCGCTGTTCAAGCGGCTGGATCTGGTGCGGCCCATGCTGACGGGGCGGGCGGCACTACCGGGGAACATTCCCGCACCTCGGATCGTTTCCCTTGTCCGCGCCATCCTTGTCGCGGCAATATCGGCCTCTGCCATCTGGGCGCTGGTCCGCTACGCCTGA
- a CDS encoding EF-hand domain-containing protein — translation MSISSISSSSTYAAAGVSRQQRAQERFEAADTDKSGGLSLEEFQAAGPKDADKAGRSGGNRPSAEEMFSRMDSDGDGSLTQTEMETAFQSMRADTKGALLAAQEEAGGATGGRPPGPPPGGPGGPGGAGGPPPGPPPGGNGEEASATDSTGTGSDIASLLSASDTSTSSSDDAISTLISQLQSAISSYSQKNSSSSTTAKAA, via the coding sequence ATGAGTATCAGCAGCATCAGTAGCAGCAGCACCTATGCCGCCGCGGGCGTAAGCCGCCAGCAGCGGGCGCAGGAGCGGTTTGAGGCCGCCGACACCGACAAATCCGGCGGATTGTCGCTGGAGGAGTTCCAGGCCGCCGGGCCGAAGGATGCCGACAAGGCAGGCCGTAGCGGCGGCAACCGCCCCAGCGCGGAGGAGATGTTCTCCCGCATGGACAGCGACGGCGACGGTTCCCTGACCCAGACGGAGATGGAAACCGCGTTCCAGAGCATGCGGGCTGACACCAAGGGTGCCCTGCTGGCCGCACAAGAGGAAGCCGGTGGTGCCACGGGTGGCCGTCCGCCCGGCCCGCCGCCGGGTGGTCCGGGTGGTCCCGGCGGTGCCGGTGGCCCCCCGCCGGGTCCGCCGCCGGGCGGGAATGGTGAAGAGGCGTCAGCCACAGACAGCACGGGCACCGGCAGTGATATTGCCAGCCTTCTGTCCGCGTCCGACACTTCCACCAGCAGCAGCGATGACGCGATCAGCACCCTGATCAGCCAGCTGCAAAGCGCTATCAGCAGCTATTCGCAGAAGAACAGTTCTAGCAGCACCACGGCCAAGGCCGCCTGA
- a CDS encoding DUF6157 family protein: MHTTNYTNTLITVSPDCPVAVGTPPAKPGTVAERQYALLRAAPYGMTSDELLLAVECDRKGLVTAESFFTKPQACLRASPLVKKHGYGLHHDAAGRVALVPVESPDYARMLADPAITKRPGMRSSRV, from the coding sequence GTGCACACCACCAACTACACCAACACCCTGATCACCGTCTCCCCCGACTGCCCCGTCGCGGTCGGCACCCCACCGGCCAAGCCGGGCACCGTGGCCGAGCGGCAATACGCCCTGCTGCGCGCAGCCCCTTATGGCATGACCTCTGATGAACTGCTGTTGGCCGTTGAGTGCGACCGCAAGGGGCTGGTAACGGCTGAGAGCTTCTTCACCAAACCCCAGGCCTGCCTGCGTGCCTCCCCACTTGTGAAGAAGCACGGCTATGGCCTGCACCATGACGCGGCGGGCCGCGTGGCGCTGGTGCCGGTGGAAAGCCCCGACTATGCGCGGATGTTGGCCGATCCGGCAATCACGAAGCGACCCGGGATGCGGAGTTCGCGGGTATAG
- a CDS encoding glycosyltransferase family 10 domain-containing protein: MMLAETFGCEWMHISLPFACEIHWCQPRRMEENGNYKVLMIYTEPVESLISVDDLKSVYHFFDLIIAADPRYGIFPNCIIRPFGSLWATKMPPAKDFSVSFLFSLGALRETRPGYQERIKVVQEMQRATVPLRVFKGRMFATQTQIALPLLPDDSKNSLFNSMFHIAIENSFDTNYFTEKLVDCLMTYTVPIYMGCPNIADYFDTDGMILVPPGGSIIDVVNRLTINDYWNRAAIIGENAKRSRKYADFQVALRKAIMDASGY, encoded by the coding sequence ATGATGCTCGCCGAGACGTTTGGTTGTGAATGGATGCATATCAGCCTGCCATTCGCCTGCGAAATTCATTGGTGCCAGCCACGGCGGATGGAGGAGAATGGCAATTACAAGGTGCTGATGATCTATACGGAGCCGGTGGAAAGCCTGATATCCGTGGATGACCTGAAATCCGTCTATCATTTCTTCGATCTGATCATCGCCGCTGACCCGCGCTATGGCATCTTCCCGAACTGCATCATCCGGCCGTTCGGCTCTCTGTGGGCCACGAAGATGCCGCCCGCCAAGGACTTCTCCGTCAGCTTCCTGTTCAGCCTTGGCGCCTTGCGTGAGACGCGGCCAGGTTATCAGGAACGGATCAAGGTTGTGCAGGAGATGCAGCGGGCCACCGTTCCCCTGCGCGTCTTTAAGGGGCGGATGTTCGCGACCCAGACACAGATCGCACTGCCGCTGCTGCCCGACGACAGCAAGAACAGCCTGTTCAATTCGATGTTCCATATCGCCATCGAAAACTCATTCGATACCAACTACTTCACGGAAAAGCTCGTCGACTGTCTGATGACCTACACCGTCCCGATCTATATGGGCTGTCCCAATATTGCCGATTATTTTGATACCGATGGCATGATCCTGGTGCCGCCGGGCGGGTCCATCATCGATGTTGTCAACCGTTTGACCATTAACGACTATTGGAACCGGGCCGCCATCATCGGCGAGAATGCGAAGCGATCCCGCAAATATGCCGATTTTCAGGTTGCGCTTCGTAAAGCCATCATGGATGCATCGGGATACTAG
- a CDS encoding TIGR00730 family Rossman fold protein, translated as MSSIQSVCVYCGSSDFVADSYKDAARRTGEQLAANGYDIVYGGGRVGLMGIVADAGLKGGAKVVGIIPDHIKRYEVDHTGLTELIVVESMHIRKQMMVERSDAFIILPGGIGTLDEMFEIITWRQLRLHGKPVVIINTDGFWNPLVALMEHMTETGFMRKPNLPGADDRLYHVVDSVEEAVDLLARLKEAAHKVQTDRM; from the coding sequence ATGTCGTCCATTCAATCGGTCTGTGTTTATTGCGGTTCCTCCGACTTCGTCGCCGACAGCTATAAGGACGCGGCGCGCCGCACCGGCGAGCAGTTGGCCGCCAACGGCTACGACATCGTCTATGGCGGTGGACGCGTCGGCCTGATGGGCATCGTCGCTGATGCCGGCCTGAAGGGTGGCGCCAAGGTCGTGGGCATCATCCCCGACCATATCAAGCGGTACGAGGTGGACCATACCGGCCTGACCGAACTGATCGTTGTGGAGAGCATGCATATCCGCAAGCAGATGATGGTGGAGCGGTCCGACGCCTTCATCATCCTGCCCGGTGGCATCGGCACGCTGGACGAGATGTTCGAGATCATCACCTGGCGGCAATTGCGCCTGCATGGCAAGCCGGTGGTCATCATCAATACCGACGGCTTCTGGAACCCGCTGGTCGCCTTGATGGAGCACATGACCGAGACGGGCTTCATGCGCAAGCCGAACCTGCCCGGTGCCGACGACCGGCTGTACCACGTGGTGGACAGTGTGGAAGAAGCCGTCGATCTGCTTGCCCGCCTGAAGGAGGCGGCGCATAAGGTTCAAACTGATCGCATGTGA
- a CDS encoding DUF481 domain-containing protein has protein sequence MGMFKTAPHVAALAFSGLIAVALSPAAHSQDALPAGVEAMLRQAAGRDAAALDLAESLARDAFPDQAEPIAALAGSLRKDKKEAERAVKRQAASNILAGWSGEAEAGAALSTGNSDDRTLSLRVDLLKETVKWRHEVTAGADLQRADGQNSKERFEAGYEANYFISPRFYAAGEFGWERDTFAGYRHRLTETVGAGYVVIDGDGTRLSVEGGPGARHTFIVDTPGEAGEQHEFVFRAAADFTQDLSDSAKFAQSLKTLVGAKNTTVEATSSLTARINALFSARVAFTLRHETDPPDDRKATDTLSRATLVYSF, from the coding sequence ATGGGTATGTTCAAGACAGCGCCGCATGTTGCGGCGCTGGCCTTTTCAGGCCTTATCGCGGTGGCCCTCTCCCCGGCTGCTCATTCCCAGGATGCCCTGCCGGCCGGCGTGGAGGCGATGCTGCGACAGGCGGCAGGCCGCGATGCCGCCGCCCTGGACCTTGCCGAATCCCTGGCGCGGGATGCCTTTCCCGATCAGGCGGAACCCATTGCGGCCCTGGCCGGCTCCCTGCGCAAGGATAAGAAGGAGGCGGAGCGTGCCGTGAAGCGGCAGGCGGCGTCCAACATCCTGGCGGGCTGGTCCGGGGAGGCAGAGGCGGGTGCCGCCCTGTCAACGGGCAACAGCGATGACCGCACCCTGTCCCTGCGCGTCGACCTGTTGAAGGAGACGGTGAAGTGGCGGCACGAGGTGACGGCAGGTGCCGACCTGCAACGCGCCGACGGACAGAATTCCAAGGAACGGTTCGAAGCCGGGTATGAAGCTAATTACTTCATCAGCCCGCGTTTCTATGCCGCCGGGGAGTTCGGCTGGGAACGCGACACCTTTGCCGGCTATCGCCACCGCCTGACCGAAACGGTCGGTGCCGGTTATGTGGTGATCGACGGCGATGGCACCCGACTGTCGGTGGAAGGGGGCCCCGGTGCCCGCCACACCTTCATCGTGGACACGCCGGGCGAGGCGGGCGAACAGCACGAATTCGTGTTCCGCGCCGCCGCCGACTTCACCCAGGACCTGTCCGACAGTGCCAAGTTCGCGCAAAGCCTGAAGACGCTGGTAGGTGCGAAGAACACCACGGTTGAGGCGACAAGCAGCCTGACGGCCCGCATCAACGCCCTGTTCTCCGCCCGCGTCGCCTTCACGCTTCGCCATGAAACCGACCCGCCCGACGACCGCAAGGCAACGGACACATTGAGCCGGGCGACGCTGGTCTATAGTTTCTAA
- a CDS encoding glycosyltransferase family 2 protein produces MSKRYCVVTPYYKEDREIIERCLVSVRNQTVPADHIIVADGHPQDWLDGEPVRHIKLDRSHADYGNTARGIGALMAVAEKYDAITFLDADNWYDLDHIEVCLAAAAAAAGGEDKPDIVLAQRRYVRPDGSWMNLTPPDKPIGETTDTNCYFFLPRSYYTIGRWCIMPQEMSQHGDQLFYYYCKSERMNFALTEARTVNYTCMFASCYRDLNEEPPPGAKGPVDWYKTQDWLKSLSAEELLIMRRRTGLHLRED; encoded by the coding sequence ATGTCTAAGCGCTATTGCGTGGTCACGCCCTATTACAAGGAAGACCGGGAAATCATTGAGCGCTGCCTGGTGAGCGTACGGAATCAGACGGTGCCAGCCGACCATATCATTGTGGCCGATGGCCATCCGCAGGACTGGCTGGACGGCGAGCCTGTGCGACACATCAAGCTGGACCGGTCCCATGCCGATTACGGCAATACGGCCCGCGGCATCGGCGCCCTAATGGCCGTGGCGGAAAAATATGATGCCATCACCTTCCTGGATGCCGACAACTGGTACGATCTGGATCATATCGAGGTTTGTCTCGCCGCCGCTGCCGCCGCAGCCGGTGGTGAAGACAAACCGGATATCGTCCTTGCCCAACGCCGGTATGTTCGCCCGGATGGCAGCTGGATGAACCTGACGCCACCCGACAAACCGATTGGCGAAACGACGGACACAAACTGTTACTTCTTCCTGCCCCGGTCATATTACACGATTGGCCGCTGGTGCATCATGCCGCAAGAAATGTCGCAGCATGGCGATCAGCTTTTCTACTATTACTGCAAGTCGGAGAGGATGAACTTCGCCCTTACCGAGGCACGCACGGTTAACTACACCTGCATGTTTGCGTCCTGCTACCGCGACCTGAATGAGGAACCGCCGCCCGGCGCAAAGGGGCCGGTGGACTGGTACAAGACCCAGGATTGGCTGAAATCCCTGTCGGCGGAGGAATTACTGATCATGCGGCGGCGCACGGGCCTCCATCTGCGCGAGGATTGA
- a CDS encoding Dps family protein — MASAPAINIGISDDNRAKIADGLSRLLADSYTLYLKTHNFHWNVTGPMFNTLHTMFMAQYTELHTAVDDIAERIRALGFHAPGSYSQFAKLTSVAEETGVPKAQDMIRQLVEGHETVARTARSIFPIVDDAGDEPSADLLTQRMQIHEKTAWMLRSLLE; from the coding sequence ATGGCCAGCGCACCTGCCATCAATATCGGTATCTCCGATGATAACCGCGCCAAGATCGCGGACGGTCTCTCCCGGCTTCTGGCCGACAGCTACACGCTGTATCTGAAGACCCATAATTTCCATTGGAACGTCACCGGCCCGATGTTCAACACGCTGCACACCATGTTCATGGCGCAGTATACGGAGTTGCACACGGCTGTTGACGATATCGCCGAACGTATCCGCGCGCTCGGCTTCCACGCCCCCGGCAGCTACAGCCAGTTTGCCAAGCTGACCAGCGTGGCCGAAGAAACCGGCGTGCCCAAGGCACAGGATATGATCCGCCAGTTGGTGGAAGGGCATGAAACCGTCGCCCGTACCGCCCGGTCCATCTTCCCCATCGTTGACGATGCGGGGGACGAGCCGTCGGCCGACCTTCTGACCCAGCGCATGCAGATCCATGAGAAGACCGCCTGGATGCTGCGTTCCCTGCTGGAATAG
- a CDS encoding LysM peptidoglycan-binding domain-containing protein: protein MNRKLLIPIAVLAVAIVGIAAWQLQAPGTGGSSKPTAQAPAAKKASLPAFDVVRVEPTGTAVIAGRAVPGAKVNILDGDKLLGSVTADARGEWVFLPPDALPPGARELRLEQVAGDGTVTKGEATVVLAVPERDRDLAGRKGDGDALAVLSGKDGSRVLQAPRSLSQGGAPRPAGEVTIDTVDYDRGGKVSVGGQAKPGTEVMLYLQNSLVGRAKVGDDGRWSITPDRVFDDGQYSLRIDQVGPDSKVISRAEVNFSKLPIPEQALAGRAVVVVPGNNLWAIARRSYGEGIRYTVIFEANQGQIRDPDLIYPGQIFLVPDGK, encoded by the coding sequence GTGAACCGCAAGCTTCTGATCCCCATCGCCGTTCTGGCCGTCGCCATTGTGGGCATTGCCGCATGGCAGCTACAGGCACCGGGCACCGGCGGGTCGTCCAAGCCAACGGCACAGGCCCCGGCAGCCAAGAAGGCCAGCCTGCCGGCCTTTGACGTGGTGCGGGTGGAGCCGACGGGGACCGCCGTGATCGCGGGCCGCGCCGTGCCGGGCGCCAAGGTGAACATCCTGGATGGGGACAAGCTGCTGGGCAGCGTCACCGCCGATGCGCGCGGCGAATGGGTGTTCCTGCCGCCCGACGCGCTGCCGCCCGGTGCGCGCGAGCTGCGCCTGGAACAGGTGGCGGGCGACGGCACCGTGACCAAGGGGGAGGCGACGGTGGTGCTGGCCGTGCCGGAACGTGACCGCGATCTGGCGGGCCGCAAGGGCGATGGCGACGCCCTGGCCGTGCTGTCCGGCAAGGACGGCAGCCGCGTACTGCAGGCCCCGCGCAGCCTGTCGCAGGGTGGCGCGCCGCGCCCGGCGGGGGAGGTCACCATCGACACCGTTGATTATGATCGCGGCGGCAAGGTCAGCGTGGGCGGTCAGGCCAAGCCCGGAACGGAGGTGATGCTGTACCTCCAGAATTCCCTGGTTGGTCGCGCCAAGGTGGGCGACGATGGCCGCTGGTCCATCACGCCTGACCGCGTGTTCGATGATGGCCAATACAGCCTGCGCATCGATCAGGTCGGCCCCGACAGCAAGGTGATCAGCCGGGCCGAGGTGAACTTCAGCAAATTGCCCATCCCCGAACAGGCCCTGGCCGGTCGTGCCGTGGTCGTGGTGCCTGGTAACAATCTCTGGGCCATTGCGCGGCGTTCCTATGGCGAGGGCATCCGATACACGGTGATTTTTGAGGCCAACCAGGGCCAGATCCGCGACCCCGACCTGATCTATCCGGGACAGATCTTCCTGGTACCGGACGGGAAGTGA
- a CDS encoding NADP-dependent isocitrate dehydrogenase translates to MSKIKVVNPIVEIDGDEMTRVIWQFIKDRLILPYLDVDLKYYDLGVEHRDATDDKVTIESAEAIKHYGVGVKCATITPDEARVKEFNLKQMWKSPNGTIRNILGGTVFREPIICKNVPRLVPGWTQPIVIGRHAFGDQYKATDFIIPGAGRLSITFTSADGTSNIRHTVFDFDGPGVAMGMYNVDESIRGFARACMNYGLLRGYPVYLSTKNTILKAYDGRFKDLFEEVFQAEFVDKFKEAGITYEHRLIDDMVASALKWSGNFLWAAKNYDGDVQSDLVAQGFGSLGLMTSVLMTPDGKTVEAEAAHGTVTRHYRDHQKGKPTSTNPIASIFAWTQGLTYRGKFDNTPDVVDFAKTLERVCVETVEEGYMTKDLATLIGPDQKWLTTQDFLAKLDDNLKAARAK, encoded by the coding sequence ATGTCGAAGATCAAAGTCGTCAATCCGATCGTGGAAATTGATGGCGACGAAATGACCCGCGTGATCTGGCAGTTCATCAAGGACCGCCTGATCCTTCCGTACCTGGACGTGGACCTGAAATATTACGACCTGGGTGTCGAGCACCGTGATGCCACGGACGACAAGGTCACCATCGAGTCCGCCGAGGCCATCAAGCATTACGGCGTGGGCGTGAAGTGCGCCACCATCACCCCCGACGAAGCGCGGGTGAAGGAATTCAATCTGAAGCAGATGTGGAAGTCGCCCAACGGCACCATCCGCAACATCCTGGGCGGCACGGTGTTCCGTGAGCCGATCATCTGCAAGAACGTGCCGCGCCTGGTGCCGGGCTGGACCCAGCCCATCGTCATCGGCCGTCACGCCTTCGGTGACCAGTACAAGGCCACGGACTTCATCATCCCTGGCGCGGGCCGCCTGTCCATCACCTTCACCAGCGCCGACGGCACCAGCAACATCCGCCACACCGTGTTCGATTTCGACGGGCCGGGCGTTGCCATGGGCATGTACAATGTCGACGAATCGATCCGCGGCTTTGCGCGCGCCTGCATGAACTATGGCCTGCTGCGCGGCTACCCCGTGTACCTGTCCACCAAGAACACGATCCTGAAGGCCTATGACGGTCGCTTCAAGGACCTGTTCGAGGAAGTGTTCCAGGCTGAGTTCGTGGACAAGTTCAAGGAAGCCGGCATCACCTATGAACACCGCCTGATCGACGACATGGTGGCCTCGGCCCTCAAGTGGTCGGGTAACTTCCTGTGGGCCGCCAAGAACTATGACGGCGACGTGCAGTCGGATCTGGTGGCACAGGGCTTCGGCTCGCTGGGCCTGATGACGTCTGTTCTGATGACCCCCGATGGCAAGACGGTCGAAGCGGAAGCCGCCCACGGCACCGTGACCCGTCACTATCGTGACCATCAGAAGGGCAAGCCGACCTCCACCAACCCGATCGCCAGCATCTTTGCCTGGACCCAGGGCCTGACCTATCGCGGCAAGTTCGACAACACCCCGGACGTCGTCGACTTCGCCAAGACCCTGGAACGCGTCTGCGTGGAGACCGTGGAAGAAGGCTACATGACCAAGGACCTGGCCACCCTGATCGGCCCGGACCAGAAGTGGCTGACCACCCAGGACTTCCTGGCCAAGCTGGACGACAACCTGAAGGCCGCCCGCGCCAAGTAA
- the hmpA gene encoding NO-inducible flavohemoprotein, translated as MLSAQTIAIVKSTAPVMHQHGETITRHMYAKLLRDPAIRAIFDPTHQRNGTQARALAGAVAAYADNIDNLAALGPAVERIAERHVSLHVQPYHYDIVGTNLLGSVAEVLGAAATPAILHAWTEAWMALRDIFVGVEQAKYRDSAGAPGGWYGWRRFKVVDAVTESQVIRSLYLEPEDGGAILSFRPGQYLTLRLNVPGHGSLLRHYSLSGAPNGRSYRISVKHETAPDVGVPDGLGSSFLHRHLSVGDVVEVAPPAGSFTAPDGSKPLFLLAGGVGITPMLSVVEAELAAGSTRPLHLFQAVRDRAHHAFGPRLRDLARTHANLSVGIFYEQVAEGDRIGTDHDMVGRIDPAAIAALPQAHDADFMVCGPKGFMTSMIKGLRAAGVPADRIRYEFFGSHEEELLD; from the coding sequence ATGCTTTCCGCCCAAACCATCGCCATCGTGAAATCCACCGCCCCCGTCATGCATCAGCATGGGGAGACGATCACCCGGCACATGTATGCGAAGCTGCTTCGTGATCCGGCCATCCGGGCCATTTTCGACCCCACGCATCAGCGCAATGGCACCCAGGCCCGTGCCCTGGCCGGGGCCGTTGCCGCCTATGCCGACAATATCGACAATCTGGCGGCCCTGGGTCCGGCGGTGGAGCGCATTGCCGAACGCCATGTCAGCCTGCATGTGCAGCCCTATCACTATGACATTGTCGGCACCAACCTGCTGGGTTCTGTCGCCGAGGTGCTGGGTGCCGCCGCGACGCCCGCCATCCTGCATGCCTGGACCGAGGCCTGGATGGCGCTGCGCGACATTTTCGTGGGCGTGGAACAGGCCAAGTATCGCGACAGCGCCGGCGCGCCCGGCGGCTGGTACGGATGGCGCCGGTTCAAGGTGGTGGACGCCGTCACCGAAAGCCAAGTGATCCGCAGCCTGTATCTGGAGCCAGAGGATGGCGGCGCCATCCTGTCCTTCCGCCCTGGCCAGTACCTGACCCTGCGCCTGAACGTGCCGGGCCATGGATCGCTGTTGCGCCATTACAGCCTGTCGGGCGCACCCAACGGCCGGTCTTACCGCATCTCGGTCAAGCATGAGACGGCACCCGATGTCGGTGTGCCCGACGGTCTTGGCTCCAGCTTCCTGCACCGCCATCTGTCGGTCGGCGATGTGGTGGAGGTGGCACCGCCGGCGGGCAGCTTCACGGCACCCGACGGGTCCAAGCCCCTGTTCCTGCTGGCCGGCGGGGTCGGCATCACGCCGATGCTGTCCGTTGTTGAAGCGGAACTGGCCGCCGGGTCCACACGCCCGCTGCACCTGTTCCAGGCCGTGCGCGACCGTGCCCATCATGCCTTCGGCCCCCGCTTGCGCGACCTGGCCCGCACCCATGCAAACCTGTCCGTCGGCATCTTTTATGAGCAGGTTGCGGAGGGCGACCGGATCGGCACCGACCACGACATGGTGGGCCGCATCGACCCCGCCGCCATCGCCGCCCTGCCCCAGGCCCATGACGCCGACTTCATGGTCTGTGGCCCCAAAGGCTTCATGACCAGCATGATCAAGGGTTTGCGGGCCGCTGGGGTGCCGGCGGACCGGATTCGCTACGAGTTCTTTGGTTCCCACGAAGAAGAACTGCTTGACTGA
- a CDS encoding c-type cytochrome produces MSNHRFGALAAGIIAAASLTGFVVTAQAQDPTAVIDARKAELKKAGGATKTIGAFLKDGTGTVADVQAAAATIDGVAKAFPNWWPTGTAVGVAKSEAKPEIWTKADDFKAKTVAFQTEAAALVKVAAGGDKAAIGAQFGKTVGTCKTCHESYRAD; encoded by the coding sequence GTGAGCAATCATCGTTTCGGCGCGCTGGCCGCCGGTATCATCGCTGCGGCCAGCCTGACTGGCTTCGTGGTTACCGCCCAGGCCCAGGACCCGACGGCTGTGATCGACGCCCGCAAGGCCGAGTTGAAGAAGGCCGGCGGCGCCACCAAGACCATCGGCGCCTTCTTGAAGGACGGCACCGGCACGGTGGCCGATGTTCAGGCCGCCGCTGCCACCATTGATGGCGTTGCCAAGGCCTTCCCGAACTGGTGGCCGACAGGCACCGCCGTGGGCGTGGCCAAGAGCGAGGCGAAGCCCGAGATCTGGACCAAGGCCGACGATTTCAAGGCCAAGACCGTGGCGTTCCAGACCGAAGCCGCTGCCCTGGTCAAGGTTGCCGCCGGTGGTGACAAGGCGGCCATCGGTGCGCAGTTTGGTAAGACGGTCGGTACCTGCAAGACGTGTCACGAATCCTACCGCGCCGACTGA
- a CDS encoding RrF2 family transcriptional regulator, which produces MEGVLITGDGAMRLTRYTDYGLRVLLYLGMKREGLSTIPEIANRYAISENHLTKIVNELGRLGHVRTVRGRNGGLALGRLPAEINLGALVRQLENDMSLVECFETGNTCPITSDCRLQKVLGKALAAFLAVLDEVTLADLLVQPAGMMQMLGLDVPSNRPAA; this is translated from the coding sequence ATGGAAGGCGTTCTGATTACGGGGGATGGGGCGATGCGGCTGACCCGCTACACCGATTACGGATTGCGTGTGCTGCTTTATCTGGGGATGAAGCGCGAGGGCCTGTCCACGATCCCCGAGATCGCCAACCGCTACGCCATTTCCGAAAACCACCTGACTAAGATCGTCAATGAGTTGGGCCGGCTGGGCCATGTGCGGACGGTGCGGGGCCGCAATGGCGGTCTGGCGCTGGGCCGTCTGCCGGCGGAGATCAATCTGGGCGCATTGGTGCGTCAGTTGGAAAATGACATGTCGCTGGTGGAGTGTTTTGAGACGGGGAACACTTGCCCCATCACCAGCGACTGCCGCCTGCAAAAGGTGCTGGGCAAGGCACTTGCGGCGTTCCTGGCAGTGCTTGACGAGGTCACCCTGGCCGATCTGCTGGTACAACCGGCTGGGATGATGCAGATGCTGGGGCTGGACGTGCCGTCCAACCGACCGGCCGCATAA